GCAGACAGTTTCCGTATGATGTACGCTGCTGCTCAATGCTTGAACATTCCCGTCGAGATATACACGCTATCACGAAGAGTGAGAACAGCTTCATAAGACAAGGCACGGATCTTAGCAGCATCACCGTCGTCAAGGAAGCCCTGTCATAGAATCACCGATCCCTAACCCAGAAAGACAATAGATCAGGATATGTCGGCTTAGGAGCTTAACTCGAGCCATATTATCAAAGAACCACACATCAACTCAAGAAGGAAAAGCCTATGGTAATATTCCAACGATCCATGTCAAATGTGAAATGTCTTGTTTAGTGATTCATCATTGATCACTTGGTTTAGTCACCTCGACTACTTTTGAGAGCTTGGGCCACGgaaatctagctagatcattatGCTATGCATCCTTCACTGACCATATCAGACAGTAGTAACGATCTCCCAGGCCGAAAATGCCGACTTTGAGAGATTTTCATGGTCCATTGAAAATGTTTCTACTTGATTGCACTAGCAACAGCATCCTGACTTTCGTAAATCTGGGTAGACAAAACATGAGTTTGGGACAATTTTGAAAAGTAGTTTTAAATTCGCAAAGTCCTCTGACTGAGAGTTACTGCCCGACAGTTCACATTCTAAAGCCTATAGTTTCTCCACGAAGTTTACGACAACTCACCCCAATTGGTTTGCCAAGATAGTTATTCTCCATGCCCTCATGCAAAGGCCATGGTGAATGATCTATTTCCTATGAACATACAAACGCCATGATTagttaatttagaaaatatttgcaCCGTGTTAGGTATTACACCAAAATCTCCATAATAGACCAAAAGATATGGAGATGTGCTAAATTCCCAATCAGTACTTCACTATTATTTAATAAAGCTATAAAGGGAATGAAAAGAGACTTATCTACCACatgcggaagaaaaagaaatgctctGATATCTAATTGTGTTCCaaaatcaaaatgacaaaaagatgAAACGAGAAAAAGAGACTTGTTTCAGCAGATGAACAATACAGACAGCAAGTTATTGTCTCTCACGACCATAAGTAGCTTCACCACAAAAGTATAGACTGGCCTTGATAATCAACTCCATATTCCATTGCATGCAAATTGCCTCTATAGTTAATATGCAGCTTCACCAAAGATTACGTGGGCCTtacttgaaattcaaaattcaattgaagGAGGACTCCAACCATGTTGTCTTAAACTGCTATGCAAAACCTTTTTGCAAGGCTGAAGATAAAGCCAAATTTAATGATTCTACAGTCAAATCTAATCAATCACCCTCGCTACCAGGTTTCACATTTTGGTCAGACTATTTACCTTCTAATATAGAACATTCGGTTGGCAGACATTGCAAGTTCTATAATTCACAGAGCAGAAcccaatttaaatttaatctagTCTAGTCAATTCAACATAAAACAACAATATCTTGCCCTATAGAAAAGTGACATTTAGAATGAAAACCTCAAACAGTCATAACTGGTATAGCCCAAAAGCATGCTTAACAAAGACAACTAAGCCTTAGCAAgttcgtttcttttttcttttttccacacGGCCTCATGTTTGTGTCATAAGCTCCACTGTCGGGTTTCCATAATCTCATAACATGCATGTATTAAGTTACATAAAAATCATGCCATATACAATGGCAATAAAAAACACAGCCAGAAATCATCTGACAAGTCAATTGCATTGCCCTTACAAACATCTGTACATTCATCTCTAACCATCAATTGCTGTATTCTTCAAACAAGCAAATTATGATGCAGGTCCATGCAACACTTCcattccaaagaaaaataatattcccTTATAGCatttatttcaatataataaGAGCATCAAAGGAGAGGTACTAGATATGCCTCAACTACATAACACACAAAGATGAGTCCACCTGACCAGAATGCCAACAGAGTTGGGCACACACAACACTAATGAGGGCATCACATAATTTAGACAtgaaataagaagaaaacatGAACATACATGTTTATCAAGCCTCAGGACCATCAGCAGCTTTTCCAGCAAAAGGATCATGAGTAGGGCCAATATCCTGCCCAATATGACGCTGCACCAACCGCTGCAAATCAGCCATGACCTTATGCTCACGCTTCGCCTTCTCTTCATAGTTGAACATGGCCAAAGCACGCTTGTCCTCAGCACTATAAACCTGGTTTTCTTTCCTAATACGGATGGCATTCATCCTCTGATGCCTGCTACCACTCATCACATACCCAAGACCCTCAAACTTCTGAATCTCCTCTGCAGAAAGACCGACTTCACCTCTCCGCGGGATACGCTTCCCTTGCTGAACATACTGCGCAATAGCATCACCTTCACCAGGCCTAAGAGCCCCACCATAACTAATGTGCCCCTCAGCTCTTGGCAGCGGCATGGGACCAACCACTGGCTCGTTATCCAAGGCTGGCTTCTTCTGGGACTCGATCATCTCCTTGAACATGAGTGCTTCTGCATCGATCTCAGCCTTGACCTCACTGTCTAAACCATTCAGATCAGGCTCAGATTGTGGTCTCTCGCTCGAATTCGAAACATCGCTATCATCCTCAAGACCACTCTTACTCCGACTGTGACTTTTCTTGCCCAATCTTGATGAGCCCGTGTCCTTCTTTGGTTTGACATCAGAATCCTCAGCTTGCTATCTTCACCCTCGCTATCATCAGATTCACTATATCTCCTCTTGCTTTTCCTACTGCTTCGTCGCCTGCTACTTCTTTCCCACTCCTTGTCCGCCTACTAGACCGTTTCCTGgatcttttcttcccttttcgaTCCTCTTCCTCATCTGATTCTTTCTCGCTCTCAACCTCCGATCCACTCTCGCTATCACGCTCTCTCTTGCTCCTCCTTTTAGAACTCgacctcctcttcctcctcctcgaaGAGGAATCCTCCGATTCACTTTGGCTCTCCAATTCATTCTCGGTATCACGCACTTTCCCACTCTTCCCTTTCGAAGACGAACTCttacccttcttcttcttcttcgatgcAGGATCATCAGACTCACTCTCCCTCTCGCTCTCAGATTCGCTCTCAGTTCCAGACAATTCCCTGCTCCTGCGCTTAGAACTtgaactcctcttcttcttcctcgaaccAGAAGCACTCGGCTCCGACTCGCTGTCCGCCCCACTGTCGCTCGACTCCTCGCTATCGGACTTAGATTTTCCTTTCCCCTTCGCTTTTCCATCCTCTTTCCCGCTCGAGTCGCTCTTCTCCAAATCTTCCCCGTACTTCTCATCAATCTCCTCCGCTTTCTCCTCCATTTCATCCCCCTCGTACCGCGGTGGGCTCGGGGTGCAATTCCAGATACAGAACTTCATGGCTTTCCTCATCTTCTGCCTCTTCAGCCTCCTGTACTCCTCCGTACTCAGCCCCTTCAGCTCCTCATCGGAGTCCGACTCCGAGAACCTACCGTTGCCCCGATAATCGCGATCGAGGTAAGGCCGCTTCTTCCCGAATTGCCTGGGCAACGAATCTAGGGCTCCGTCTGCCCTAGGGCTCCTCCTGGAGTCCGAGGCGCGGGGCGAACCCCGTCGGCGCCGCTGGCCCGAGCCGTCGCGGCGGTCGTCGTAGCGATCGTCGTACGAGGGGCTGAGGCTGGGGCTGCGGCCACGGCGGTCGCGGCGATCGGGCTCGCGGCCGCGGCGGTCGTCGCGGCGGTCGAAGGACTCGTATGAggggctgcggcggcggcggtactCGGCGGGGCGATCCGATTCGGGGctgtggcggcggcggccgtcCTCGCCGTGGTAGCGGTCCCGGCGGCCGGAGACGGCGCCGGAGTATGGACCTCCCATCGTCGGCGATTGCGAAGGATGGAAATGGAGCGTCGGCGCTCGTGGGTGTTGTTTGTACGACGAGGGGCGTCTTGTCGATTTACAAAAcgcttttatttatatttttttagaataaaaattattattttatttcgaagAAAACGATGCTGGAAATTGTACTACTTGCTGCGCACGGCGGGGCTGCAATTCATGATAATCTTTTTCTTAAtgttttaatgtaaatttttatgtttttcggTTTTATCTTTTTTACTAAGCCTGTTTATGTACGAAGGGTTCGGGTTTAATTTGAATTCGAAAATTTAATTTCGTTTATatatccttcttcttttccattcttttagCATGTCTAAAACAAAAGGTCGGTTTTAGTTTcgattcaaatttaaattaattcatttatgtcaCGGTTTGAGAAAAAACTTGTTATGCAGCAcgatttcacaaaataaataaattgaaatcatCCATCTTCCACTAATTCACATGATCGATTGACAAAAAGAATGAACCTCTAAACAATTTGAACATATAGTCGTGATATGACCTAAtggattttaaaatttcaatagaGTAATGGTAGCAGGCTAGCCAATTTTGGGTCTTTAAGTTTCAAGCCATGTAAAGTACGTTTGGTTCAAACTAAACACTTTATGAGAGTATAAGGGTGTGTTTGGAAGAGGCATTCCCAAAGCCCTTTGGCCATCTAAAGTCCTTTAAGCCAAATAATGCgtgtttcgcaaaaaaaaatttgaacccCATTAGCCTCCAAAGGCGAAAGCCTAAGGCAGCTAAGGAGGTGCTTTAAGCTTTTGCCTTATGAGCATGCTAACCTActattgttcatcatcttcttcaatgaaCGGGATTGGCATACCTGCAAGTGGTTGTGGCAAAGGGCAGTGTTTGGGCGACCCTTGACGATGGTCGCGCAACCTAGATCTGTCATGCAACCTTTGTGAAGGGCCGCTTGAGGTCGCCTGGTCATTCCGGCAACCCAAATCTGGGTCGTGGTGAGGTCACGCAACCTTTGTCGACCCAACATGACCTCGCCAGGCAATACCTAGATTTGGGTCGCTAGATTGCCGATCACGCGACCCACACGGCAAGGTTGCGTGACCTCGGCGATCTAGATTTGGGTTGTGTGAGGTCGTGTGGAGGTTGCCACCACCTGGTCGCACCCTTAAAGGGGGTCACTTGACCTCAACCAGCCCTCGTTGGTGGTTTTTGGGGGCCACCTGAGGTCTTACAACCTCAAAGGTCGATCGCCGGTTATAGATTTCGATTGCCAACGGTTGTCTGCCCTCGcgtggctaatttttttttttttcgttgacattttttttttttaattacaaaagtcttttataaatataatatctcAAAAGAGAACCAGTCTTTGGGTACCTAGGCATAATTGTTGCCTGAACACGATTAGTGCTGAAAAAGCGTGAGCCGTTATTAAAACATTATAAAGTTGATTCCCCAAGAATTTGAGAAGCATGGTTGTGCTAATTCCATATGAATCAATATTGAGAAGCATGTGCCCATCACTCCACCGCTATTTTTCTTAAAGGTATTTTACAATGGATTTTCATATTACAATTTAACAAATATAATtcgcattttgaaaaactcttttaacttaaaatattttgcattttcttaaaggCTTTCCCCAGTAATCCAATCAAACACACTCAAAATCCTTAAGATAATGTTGGGAGAAActctctattttatttattaggaaaaaaaatgaccgccaattgttttttttttttttttggtcatagacTGCCAATTCATGAGATGGGATTCTTCCGGTTCAAAACAGAATCATGAAATAGGGAACTATATTTGTCAGGCTTTGCATCTATGTTGTTTTGCCCCCTTGTGTTTTTGGTATCCATATGTTTTTTCCCAGTTGGGCGATTACCTAACGTGCTAAAAATTGCCCAAAACCCAGAGATTTCCTTCCAAAACAGGCCATCCAAATAATGGAGGGAAAACAATGGGGGCAATTgactaaaaggaaaaaaaaattatatttggagGGAAAACCATTGACATCTCCCCATTTCCATCCCCCTCAATTAGATGCTGATTTGCCCTTTCATGTTAGTCCCACATTACCCCCCAAAGCACAAGGCTTGCTAATTTACCATCCTACCCCGCCTTTCGAGATCAACcctgcaaaaaatattttacccAATCATAATTACACAATATAATACTTCATGCGTGAGTTGAAATGCTATTACAACGCTAGACCCATAATTAAACAATATAATGCTTCGCGCACAAATTAAAAAGTCGTTATGGCCCTATACCTGGACCTAGGCATGTCCCAAGGCATAATTTGGCGCCAAAGCTCCAACAGTTGGGGGTTTCGATTATCAAAGTTAGTAACTCGTCTTTGCTCCCAAAATATTAACTCGTCTTTGCTCCCAAGATGTGGGGTTGTTTATATGACAAGCACTCGAAAAGTGAGGCTTTTCCAGGTAGGTtgtcaatttcacaaatttttttttttcaattttttatttttatttttacgagaacaaaagttattattttatttcaataagaccatgcttgaaattattttacttgCTACGCAGGGGTGGGGCTCCAATTAATGATATAgtcttttatttaataatttaatgtaATCTTTTCTGTTTTTCGGTTTTATCTTCTTTTACTAAGTCTGTTTATGTACGAAAGGTCCAggtttaatttgaatttgaaaaataatttcgttTATAtgtctttctccttttctattcttttaccATGTCTCCAAC
This region of Eucalyptus grandis isolate ANBG69807.140 chromosome 8, ASM1654582v1, whole genome shotgun sequence genomic DNA includes:
- the LOC104456988 gene encoding LOW QUALITY PROTEIN: NF-kappa-B-activating protein (The sequence of the model RefSeq protein was modified relative to this genomic sequence to represent the inferred CDS: inserted 1 base in 1 codon; deleted 2 bases in 1 codon), with amino-acid sequence MGGPYSGAVSGRRDRYHGEDGRRRHSPESDRPAEYRRRRSPSYESFDRRDDRRGREPDRRDRRGRSPSLSPSYDDRYDDRRDGSGQRRRRGSPRASDSRRSPRADGALDSLPRQFGKKRPYLDRDYRGNGRFSESDSDEELKGLSTEEYRRLKRQKMRKAMKFCIWNCTPSPPRYEGDEMEEKAEEIDEKYGEDLEKSDSSGKEDGKAKGKGKSKSDSEESSDSGADSESEPSASGSRKKKRSSSSKRRSRELSGTESESESERESESDDPASKKKKKGKSSSSKGKSGKVRDTENELESQSESEDSSSRRRKRRSSSKRRSKRERDSESGSEVESEKESDEEEDRKGKKRSRKRSSRRTRSERSSRRRSSRKSKRRYSESDDSEGEDSKLRILMSNXKKDTGSSRLGKKSHSRSKSGLEDDSDVSNSSERPQSEPDLNGLDSEVKAEIDAEALMFKEMIESQKKPALDNEPVVGPMPLPRAEGHISYGGALRPGEGDAIAQYVQQGKRIPRRGEVGLSAEEIQKFEGLGYVMSGSRHQRMNAIRIRKENQVYSAEDKRALAMFNYEEKAKREHKVMADLQRLVQRHIGQDIGPTHDPFAGKAADGPEA